From a single Brassica rapa cultivar Chiifu-401-42 chromosome A01, CAAS_Brap_v3.01, whole genome shotgun sequence genomic region:
- the LOC103875214 gene encoding GTPase-activating protein GYP7, translated as MKALRRIQTTSSSSNPSSPLTSPRSPSSSSWIHLRSALFVVASSSPSSSSSDRARLKSPWSHKKRKRPLRAKQWKRFFTSDGRLRNGGVDLLRKVRRRGIEPSIRFEVWPFLLGVYSFNSSKAERVTIRTWRRKEYERLRRECKRLQKHNNGTLKFNTMQDEYDWPQAQDTDSLCSDEVVSARESLSSDEDLGYMSGVSCTVERANSSSRRITNATISTLNSDSSDSDSSDESEVVQVFQSSATPDVNPASSSIPRTEEDFVTWQRIIRLDAVRANSEWTPCSPSQAAISEDRACRAAEAVGLKDYHHLEPYKIFQAARLVAVLEAYALYDSDIGYCQGMSDLLSPILSVIPDDHEAFWCFVGFMKKARHNFRLDEVGIRRQLNIVSKIIKSKDSQLYRHLEKLQAEDCFFVYRMVVVMFRRELTLEQTFCLWEVMWADQAAIRAGMGKSAWSRIRQRAPPTDDLVLYAIAASVLQRRKLIIEKYNSMDEILRECHSMAGQLDVWKLLDDAHDLVVTLHTKIEHAFS; from the exons ATGAAAGCTCTGAGAAGGATACAAACGACGTCATCGTCTTCCAATCCTTCATCGCCATTAACATCTCCTCGTTCTCCCTCCTCATCTTCTTGGATCCATTTGCGTTCTGCTCTCTTCGTCGTCGCATCTTCCTctccttcctcctcttcttctgatCG GGCTCGTCTCAAGTCGCCATGGTCACATAAGAAAAGGAAAAGGCCACTCAGAGCTAAGCAGTGGAAGAGGTTCTTCACTTCCGATGGTAGACTTCGTAACGGCGGTGTTGATTTGTTGAGGAAAGTCCGAAGAAGA GGTATTGAGCCAAGCATTCGGTTTGAGGTCTGGCCTTTCCTTCTTGGAGT gTATAGCTTTAATAGTTCCAAAGCAGAGAGAGTTACTATAAGAACATGGAGAAG AAAGGAGTACGAGAGGCTACGCAGGGAGTGCAAGCGGCTTCAAAAACACAACAACGGAACTCTCAAGTTCAACACTATGCAAGATGAGTATGACTGGCCACAAGCCCAAGACACTGACAGTTTATGTTCTGATGAAGTTGTCAGTGCCCGCGAGTCTCTCTCTAGTGACGAAGATCTCGGTTACATGAGCGGAGTTTCATGTACTGTGGAGAGAGCCAACAGCAGCTCTAGACGAATCACCAATGCTACTATCTCCACTCTCAACTCCGATTCATCAGATTCAGACTCTTCAGACGAGAGTGAAGTGGTTCAGGTCTTTCAGTCTTCAGCTACTCCGGATGTGAATCCAGCCAGCTCATCTATCCCTCGGACAGAAGAGGATTTCGTGACGTGGCAGCGTATCATCCGTCTAGATGCCGTGCGTGCTAACTCAGAGTGGACTCCTTGTTCTCCATCCCAGGCGGCTATATCCGAGGACAGAGCCTGTCGTGCTGCTGAAGCTGTCGGGTTAAAAGACTACCACCACCTGGAACCGTACAAGATCTTCCAAGCTGCTAGGCTCGTTGCTGTTCTCGAAGCCTATGCTTTGTATGACTCTGACATTGGCTATTGTCAAGGAATGAGCGATCTTCTATCTCCAATACTCTCTGTGATCCCTGATGACCATGAAGCCTTTTGGTGTTTTGTCGGGTTCATGAAGAAAGCTCGGCACAATTTCAGACTTGATGAGGTCGGTATCAGAAGACAACTCAACATTGTCTCGAAGATAATAAAGTCCAAAGACTCTCAGCTGTACCGCCACCTTGAGAAGCTCCAAGCTGAAGACTGTTTCTTTGTGTATAGAATGGTTGTTGTAATGTTCAGACGAGAGCTGACGCTTGAACAGACGTTTTGTCTGTGGGAAGTGATGTGGGCAGACCAAGCTGCGATCAGAGCCGGGATGGGGAAGTCGGCTTGGAGCAGGATTAGGCAGCGTGCACCTCCCACGGATGATTTGGTGTTATATGCAATAGCGGCATCGGTGTTGCAGAGAAGGAAGCTGATAATAGAGAAGTATAACAGTATGGATGAGATTCTAAGGGAGTGTCATAGTATGGCAGGGCAGTTAGATGTGTGGAAGCTCTTGGATGATGCACATGACCTTGTTGTTACTCTCCACACCAAGATCGAACATGCCTTCTCATAA